The genomic segment AGCCCGACGCGCCGCCCGCGCCGCCCAGCCCGTTCTTCGACCGCGAGCGCGAGCAGCGCCAGATCCAGGATGCGGTCGCGACGCGGCGCGGCACGTGGGTGCACGGCCCGCCCGGCAGCGGCGCGAGCGCGCTGGTGCGGCAGGCGGCCAGCGCGGCAGCCCAGGCCATGCCCGACGGCGTAGTGGCGCTGGCCCGCACCGCCGACGCGACCGATCAGGACGACCTAGCGCAGGAGATCTTCGAGCAGTTCTATACCAGCGAGCCGCCCACCAAGCTCACCCCGGCCACCGCGCGCGATCACCTAGGCGGGCTGCGGGCTATGCTGCTGATGGATCGGCTGGCCATCGCGCCCAACGCCCACCTGGCCCTGGCCGACACCCTGGCCGAGAGCGCGGCGCTGGTGGCGGCGGAGGTGCCCGCGCCCGCCAGCATGCTTGCGGTGCCGATCGGCCCGCTGCCGCGCAAGGAGGCCACCAAGCTGCTGGGGGCCGAGGCCGAGGCCGAGATCGACCTCTCAAATGTGATGTTCCTCGACCGCATCTGCGCCGCGCTGGGCGACCTGCCGCTGGGCCTAGAGCTGGCCGGGCGGCTGCTGCGCAGCGGCACCCACACCCTCAAGCAGCTGGTGGCGCTGGCCGAGGAGCAGCGCACCGAGCCAGACATTCTGGCCCGCGCACTGAAGATCATGCTGCGCGCCCTCGACCAGGGGCAGACCGCCGCGCTCACCGCGCTGGCCCAGGTCGGGCCGGGCGGGGCCACCGCCGAGGCCGTGGAGGCGGTGAGCGGCACGGCGGGCGCGCGGCAGGCGCTGAGGCGGCTGGCCGAGCTGGGCCTGGCCGAGCAGCGCGGCGAGCGCTACCACCTGGCCTCCCACAGCCTGCGCCGCGCCATCGAGCGGCAGATCAAGCCTGGGGATGAGAAGAAGCGCGCCGCTAGCTACTATGTGGCCGCTGCCGCCGCCCACGCTGGCGACATCGCGTGGCTGAGCGACGAGGCGGGCAACTTGCTGCAGGCCATCGAGCTGCTGCTGGCCAGCGGTAAGGCTGCCGAGGCTGGTGCGCTGGCCCGCGCCACCCAGCCCATGGCGGTGCTGCGTGGCCGCTGGGGGCTGTGGGGCAAGCTGGCCACCCACGCCGAGCGCGCCGCCACCGCCACTGGCGACAAGGCCCTGCGCGCCTGGGCCATGCACGAGCGCGGCACGCGGGCCGGGCTGCTGGGCAACCGTGCCGAGGCCGAGACCGCGCTGGCCGCCGCCCACGCCATCCGCGCCGAGCTGGGCGACGCCGAGGGCCTCGCTTTCAGCCAGCACAACCTGCGCCATATCGGGCTGACGATCGCGACGCCGCCCGCCACTACCGCCACCCCCGAGCGCGGCAGGGGCTGGTATGCCCTGGGCGGGGTGGCCGTGGCCGCGCTGATCGTGATGTTCGCCCTGCTGTTTTGGAAGAACGCGCCCTGGGCAGCAGCCGGTATGGCCTCCACCGCCGCGCCGCAGCCCAGCGCGGCCCAGGCCACCGCCGCGCCCACCGCCACCATCACGCCTACGCCCACGCCCACCCCGCTGCCCACCGTCACGCCCGCGCCCACGCTCACGCCCACGGCGGTGCCCCTGGTGTGCACCGCAGCGGCAGATCAGATCAACCTGCGCATGGGGCCGGGCACCCGGTTCCGCGCGATCGGCATGCTGGGCGCGGGCGACACCGTGACGGCGCTGGGCCGCAGCGCCGACGGCAGCTGGCTGGCCGTGCAGCCCGGCGCAGGCGTGGCCGCCTGGGTCAGCGCGCGGGGCCAGCTGCTGGCCTGCGCGGTGCCAATCGAGAGCATCCCGATCATCGGCGACACGCTGCCCACCGCCACGCCCGCGCCCTAACCGCAAGCCGAGGCTCACGGCGAGCGATCTGGCATACCAGCGGCCTCGCCCCGCCTAGCAGGGCTGATAAGACAGACCGCGCGTGGTACAATCAAAGCACATTGCGACGAAGCAAAGCAGAGACGAGGGTGCCATGAACATTCTATATGTAGCAGCCGAGATGTCGCCGCTGATCAAAACCGGCGGGCTGGCCGATGTGGCCAGCGCGCTGCCCGCCGCGCTGCGCAAGCTGGGCCACGACGCTCGCGTGGTGGTGCCCTGCTACCACCAGGCGCGCTTCCACAAGGCGCTGCAGACCCCCGCCTGCGCCACCAGCTTCCTGCCCGTGGGCGAGCGGCAGGAGATCATGCGCATCCACACCACCCAGCAGAACGGCATCCCCATCTACCTGCTCGACATCCCCACCGCCTTCGAGCGCGGCGCGATCTACGGCGAGGCCGACGACGACCGCCGCTTCATCCTGTTCGCGCGCGGCGTGATGGCGCTGATGCTGCACCTGCGCGACATCGTGGGCTGGCCAATCGATGTGGTGCACGCCAACGATTGGCACTGCGGCCTGGTGCCCAACTACCTAAAAACCTACTACCGCTACGCCTTCGGCAACGTGGCCTCGGTGTTCACCGCCCACAACCTGGCCTACCAGGGCCTGTTCAGCCCCTTCACGCTGCACCTCAGCGGCCTCGGCGAGGGCGGCCTGATCGAGCGCAACATCGGCCTGGCGGCCCAGAACTTCAACTTCCTGGCTCGCGGCCTGCTGTTCGCCGACATTATCAACACGATCAGCCCCACCTACTCGGTCGAGATCCTCACCCCCGATCAGAGCGAAGGCCTGCACCCGCTGCTGCAGATGCGCCACGAGCGCCTCGCGGGCATCATGCACGGCATCGACTACGGCATCTTCGACCCCGAGACCGACCCGGCCCTGGCCGCCAACTACTCGGCTGCCGACACCAACGGCAAGCGGCTCTGCAAGGCCGCGCTGCAGCAGGAGGTGGGGCTAGAGGTGGACATCCAGCGCCCGCTGATCGGCGTGCCCGGGCCGCTCACCCTGGCCCACGGCATCGACCTCGTCATCCAGGCGCTGCCCTGGCTGATCGATGAGACCGACGCCCAGATGGTGCTGCAGGGCAGCGGCGACAGCATCGCCCAGCAGGTGCTGCGCTCTTTCGCCGACCAGCACCCCGACCGCATCCAGCTGCTGGCCGGCACCGACCCCGAGCTGGCCCACCAGCTCTACGCGGGCTGCGACACCTGCCTCATCCCGCCGCTGCGCGACCCAGGCGGCACCGACCAGCTGATCGCGCTGCGCTACGGCTGCGTGCCGGTGGTGCACGCCGTGGGCGGACTGAACGACACGGTGCGCGAGGGCTACGACGGCAACGGGTTCCGCTTCCACGCCTATCAGAGCCGCGACCTGATCGACGCCATCCGCCGCAGCATCACATCCTACAGCGATGCGGCGGGCTGGAAGCACCTGCGCCAGCGCGGCATGAGCGAAGACAATTCCTGGCTGGCATCCGCGCGCGAGTACATCGGGCTGTACGACTGGGCGCAGCGCGTGATCTAGCCGCCTGACGACAAGTGGAAAGAGATGTTCCCCATGCAGGATCTGCACAAGGTGGCGCTGTTCACCAACGAGTACCCGCCCTATATCTACGGCGGCGCGGGCGTCCACGTCGAATACCTCAGCCGCGAGCTGGCCAAGCTGGTGCCGGTCGAGGTGCGCTGCTTCGGCGACCAGGATGTGGCCGACGAGCGGCTGCGCGTGCGCGGCTACGGCCCCTGGCCCGAGGCCAAGCAGGGCACCGACCCGCGCTTCGGCGGGGCGCTGGATGCCTTCCAGCGCAGCCTGGCCATGGCCAAGGACACCCTGGACGCCGACATCGTCCACTGCCACACCTGGTACACCGATATGGCGGGCGTGCTGGCCAAGAAGCTCTGGGGCGTGCCGCAGGTGCTCACCATCCACTCGCTAGAGCCGCTGCGGCCCTGGAAGGTGGAGCAGCTGGGCAACGCCTACCACCTGAGCAGCTGGATGGAGCGCACCGCCATCCTGGATGCCGACGCGGTGGTGGCGGTCTCGAAGGAGACCCGCAACGATGTGCTGCGGCTCTTCCCCATCGACCCCGCCAAGGTGCACGTCATCCACAACGGCATCGACCTGGCCCAGTACCGCGCCGCCCCCGCCAACGATGCGCTGATCAGGCGCGGGGTGGACCCCACGCGGCCCTTTGTGCTGTTCGTCGGGCGCATCACCCGCCAGAAGGGCATCATCCACCTGGTCAACGCTATCCCGCAGATCGACCCGTCGCTCCAGGTGGTGCTGTGCGCGGGCGCGCCCGACACCAAGGAGATCGGCGCGGAGATGACCGAGCGCGTGGCCGAGGTCAGCGCCAAGCGCGAGGGCGTGATCTGGGTGCAGGAGATGCTGCCGCGCGATGAGGTCATCCAGTTCTACGCCAACGCCGCCGTGTTCTGCTGCCCCTCGGTCTACGAGCCGTTCGGCATTATCAACCTAGAGGCCATGGCCTGCGAGACCGCCGTGGTCGCATCCGCCGTGGGCGGCATCCCCGAGGTGGTGGTGCCCGGCGAGACCGGCGAGCTGGTCGACCTGGCCCTGCGCGAGGGCACCTTCGAGCCGGTGGACGCGGCCAAGTTCTCGCACGATCTGGCCCAGGCGATCAACAAGGTGGCGCTCGACCCCGAGCTGCAGGCGCGCTATGGCAAGAATGGCCGCCGCCGCGTCGAGGATCACTTCAGCTGGGAGGCGATCGCCCAGCGCACGCTCGATCTCTACCGCTCGCTCTAGCGCTGCGGAGAAAAAGTCCATGGCCCGGCGCTGCAACAAGCGCCGGGCCATCTTTTTTGCCCGTGCGCACGGGCCAGCTCGCCGGATGCCTCGATCATGCGTATTCGCACGAGCTCACCCCACCTTCGCATGAGAAGAGTGCATATCTCCTCAAACATGGTGATTAAGCTTCCGGCGATGGTGATTAAGCTTCCGGCGATGGTGATTAAGCTTCCGGCGATGGTGATTAAGCTTCCGGAATAGATGATGTCCTCTATTTCAAACAGATACTCCATATATTCATATATTTGTTCAATAGACAACGCTTGCAGCACTACTCGATCGCGCTCACGCCGATCACCATTCGCAAGGGCAGCACCACGGGCGCAGACCCTCACTTGACAGCACTTTCCAGTATTGGGATTAGTTGCGCATGAGCGATGGCGGCGGTGTTTGGTTGGTGGGTGGATGCCCTGTGCGGCGGCACCGAGGGGCCTGCCCCTCGGAACCCCGCGAGGGGGTGTACCCCTCAGTAGATGTCACTTTTTCGAGGTGTTCCGAGGCCGTTTGAGCGAAACGGTGCGTTGTTGTTCGTTCGGCTTGGGTGCGCCTTCGTCGATAGTGGTCATTTTTGGATGGTGGTGCATGCCCTATGCGGGCAGCACCAAGGGCTCCGCGCCCTTGGATCCCCGCGAGGGGCGTTGCCCCTTCGAACCCCAATTTTGACCGTTCCTATGCCGTTTCCCGGCGGCTGGTGTTCGTGCATATGGCCATCAAGACCTTAGCGGCACCTTCGCCGCATGGGCCGGGTGGGTAAGGTTGGGTGATACCTCTTTTCAGACTGGTTTGCAAGCGATGATGCGCTGTGCATGATTCGGCACGTGGGTTTTCACGATTTGCCACATCCCAATGCCACGCTCATGAAAGTGACACCAAGTGAGGGGTGTACCCCTCACTTGGTGTCACTTTTTCGAGGTGTTTCCCATCAGCGATAGCGGTGGTACGTGTTCGGTGGGTGGATGCCCTGCGCGGGCGGCGCCGAGGGGCTCGCCCCTCGGAATCCCACGAGGGGGCGTCGCCCCCTGCGAACCCCCAATTTGAAGCATTCCCATGCCGAATGCTGGCGGCTGGTGTTCGTGCATATGGCCATCAAAACACAAGCGGCACCTTCGCCGCATGGGCCAGGTGGGTAGGGTTGGCGCTGCGCACTTCCCAGGCATATCCCGGCACACCGGATCGTACCGTCTGCCGCATTTACATTTTTGAGCGTTCCCGTGCATCGCCTTCGGGTCTTCGTGGTAAAAATCTTTGGTGTAGAAACCAGGCCAGATGCAAAAAAGCGCACCTGGCCCGTTTTTCCCCTACACCGCCAGCGGCAGCAGCCGCTCGACGCCACGGATGCGGAACAGCAGCGCCAGGAAGCGCTGCTCGGCCTGGGGGCCGATAGGGTAGCCCTGCGCCCGCAGCGCCGCAAAGCCGCGCGCTGCGGTGGCGGCGGCCTCGCGCACCACCGCGCGGGTGGATGCGGGGAAGCGCAGCTCGGGCGTGGCCAGCTCGGCGGGATCGTGGGCCAGCAGCGCCGCGTCATCCCAGCTGCCGTCGGCGCGGCGGTGGATGATCCAGCTGCGCAGCAGATTGTGGTTGCGCGCCGCCACGTCCTCGGCCAGATCGGCCAGATCATCCAGCATCTGGATGGCCAGCCCGAAGCCAAACACACCCTCCTTCAGCCGCGCGATCGCCTCGGATCGCTCCTGCTCGATCACCTCGGGGATGACAAAGCCCAGCTGGAACAGCCGCCCGCCCCGGAAGCTGTGGATGGTGGCCAGCAGCTCCTCGGGCGTGAGAGCGGCGGCGATCGCGCTCTCCTCGCCGCTCTCCTCGCGCAGGATCTCCAGCACGGTGGCCATCAGCGACTGCCAGGCGCGGCTGCGCAGGGCCGCGTCGCCGCTGAGCGCGGCCAGGGTCTGGTGGATGATGCCATCCTGCAGCAGCAGCAGCAGCACGTTGGGGGCGATGCGCGACTGGCCCATGTCGATGTGCAGCGTTCCCTTGGCCTCGCCATCCACGATGTTGTCGGTGGCCGTCACCACGCCACGTATGGCGTGGACGAGCACCCCATAGGCGTGCAGCCGCTCCTCGGGCACGCCGATGGACTCTAGGATCGACACCAGGAAGATGCTGAACAGGTTTTTGGAAAGATACTCGGGTGCGGGCAACGCGATGTTGGGGAAGCGGATCTGGACGGCGGGGCATGCCTCGGCGAGCTGGCGGCGGAAGTCCTGCTCGATGCGGTGGTGCCGCGCCGCCGCGCTGGCGAGCGCATCGGCGAAGGCGGCGTCGCCAAAGAGCTGGGTGAGAAAGGCGCGATACTCATCGATCATAGTGGCGCGTGCTCCTCTACGGGCAGAAAAAGGCGTGCAGATGCGCGGACAAGCCTCGGCCAGTGGACATGTTCAGCGAGGGGTGCGTAGGGCGACTCGTTCCTAACATCTCTAGACACTATATCGGCTGGCGCGCGCCTGCGCCATTGCCAGCGCACCACACCAAGTTGCCCTTGCGCAACTTCACTTTGGGGCAAAAAGAAACGCCCAGCAACCAGAATCTGGTCGCTGGGCGTCGGGGCTGCGGGCGCTAGGCGCGGAACACCAGCACCACGCGGCCAAGCTGGATGCGCGAGCCGTCGCCCACCGGCGTGGGCACGTTGGGGTCGAGCCGCACGCTATCGACCCGCGTGTAGTTGGTGCTGTTCAGATCCACCACCGACCACTGGTCGCCCGTGTGCAGCAGCTTGGCGTGCTGGCGGCTGACGCCGCCGGTCTCGCCGCCGTGGCCAGTGAGGTCGACCTCGGGGAAGATCCCGCTGATCGGATCCTCGCGCCCGATGATTAGCTCGGCCTTGTCGAGCACCAGCGGCAGCTCGACCCCGCTGGACTCGACCACCAGCCGAGGGCCAGGCGCAGCGGGCGCAGGCGCGGCAGCAGGCGCAGCCACCGGCGCGGCAGGCGCAGCGGCAGGCGCGGCGCCGGTGAGCGCGGCCAGCTCGGCCTGGGCCTTGTCCAGCGCCACGCGGGCATCGGCCAGGCCCTGCACCACGGCGGGCGGTGTGGCCGCGCCGAACATGCCCTGCATCTGCTCGAACTGCGCGATGATCTGGCTCTGCTGCGCGATCTCGCCCTCTAGGCGGGCAACCTCCGCCGGGTCGACGGCGGGCGCGGCAGGGGTGGCGGCCAGGGTATCAAGCACCGCCTGGGCAGCAGCGCGGGCGGCGCGGGCATCGGCCAGGCCCTGCGCCACCGCGGGCGGCGTGGTGGCCCCGAACATCGCCTGCATCTGCTCGAACTGCGCGATGATCTGCTCCTGCTTGGCGACCTCGGCCTCGAATTCGGCGCGCTGCGCGTCGTCGGCGCTGGCGGCGGGGGCCTCAGCGGGCGCGGCGGGGAACAGCTGGTCGGCGGCGGGTAGCTCGTCCTCTTCGGGCGCTGGCTCGGCGGGGGCAGCGGCCTCGGCAGGGGCAGCGGCCTCGGCAGGGGCAGCGGCCTCGGCGGGCGCAGCGGCCTCTGGCTCGGGCACCTGGGTCACAGGCACAGGCGCGGCGGCCTCCGGCTCGGGGGCCGGCACCGCAGGCGGCTCGGGCGTGGCAGGCTCCAGCGGCGCGGGCGCGGGGGCGCTGGCGGCAGGGGCCGCCTCGGCGGCGGGCGCGGGCGCGGCGGCGGCAGGCGCGGCCTGCTCAAGCGACGCGCCGCAGTTCTCGCAGAAGCGGTCGCCGGGCAGGTTCTGGTGGCCGCAGGCCGGGCAGGCCACGCTGGCCTCGGCGGGCGCGCTGGCCACCGGCGGCGCGAACAGGGTGGGCGCATCATCCGCTGCAGGGGCGGGCGCTGCGGCGGGCGCGTCGTCGGTCACCACCGGCGCAGCGGCCAGGGGTGCGCCGCACTCGTCGCAGAACGCCTCGCCGGGCAGCACCGCCGCGCCGCAGATCGGGCAGGTGGTGGGCGAGACCGACACAGCGGCGGGGGCAGCCACCGGGGCGGCGGGCGCGGGCGCGGCATCGAGCTTGGTTCCGCACTGATCGCAGAAGCGGTTCGCCGGATCGTTCTCAGCGCCGCAGGTGGGGCACTTCATTATCGCAACTCCTCTTTCAGGCAGGTTCTTCCATTTTCTTAGCACGAACAGGGCCGACGCGGGCTGCTACTCCTCAAGCTTCTGGGTCAGCCGCCGGGTGGCGTACTTCAGCTCCTTCTGGGTCTCGGAGCTAATCGGCCCGCCCTGCTCCAGCTGGGCGGCCTGGGCCTCGGCGCTCTTGGCCAGCTCCAGCTCGCCAAGGTCGAGCAGCCGGGTGGCGGCGGCGCGCAGCTTCTGGGTCGCGCCGCTGATATTGCCAGCCTCGGCCTCGGAGAGCGCGCGGGTCTGGAGCTTGAAGGCCGTGACCTTCTCGACCAGGTTCATCACGCGCGGGTCGTAGGCGGGCGCGCTGGCGTCGGCGGTCAGCTCCAGCAGCACATCCTGCTTGATCACCTGCTCGTCGCCGCCGCCCACGGGCGTGTAGTGCAGCTCGGCCTGGGCGATGCGGAAGGTGCCCGCCGGGCGGGGCTGGATGAGCATATCGATCACCACGCTGGCCGCGCTGCCCGCCTCCAGATCGCCCATACGCACCGCCACCTCGTTCTGGCCGATCGGCTGGTAGCCCAGGTTGGCGATGGTGGGCAGGGCGCGGTGCACCGCGCGCGGCGCGGCGTCGCGGGCCAGCCGCAGCAGCAGGCGGGCGTCGCGGGCCACCGTGCCCTTGGCCGAGCGCACGGCGCGCTGGAAGAAGGTGGCGATCTTGCCCGGCTCGGCGATGTAGTCGGCCAGGCCGCCTGTGGCGTCGGCGATGTCGTCGAGCAGCTGCTCGTTCCACTCGGCCCCCAGGCCCAGCGCCGTCACCTTCACCCCGGCCTGGCCCAGCGCCGTGGCGATATCACGGCAGGTCGGCTCGTCGCCCCAGGTCTGGCCGTCGGTCAGCAGCAGCATCGAGCTGATGCGGTCGGCGCTGTGGTTCTTCATCAGCTCGGCCTGCCCGGCGCGCATGCCGCCCGAGAGCGCCGTGCCGCCCGCCTCGACGATGGTATCGACGGCATCTTTGAGCATGGCCTTGTCGGTGGCGGGGGTGGCGGGCAGCAGGGTCTGCACCGTGTCATCGAAGATCACGATCGAGACCACATCCTCGGGCGCGAGCATGTCGATCACGCGCTTGGTGGCGTCCTTCAGCGCGGCCAGCTTCGGCCCCTGCATCGAGCCAGAGCGGTCGAGCACGAAGCAGAGGTTCTGCGGCACCGACTCGGTTGCGGCGGCGCTCGCCGCCTCGACGAGCAGGTAGGCGACCTGGGGCGTGGCGCTGGTCGGGAGCGGCGCGCGCCCCCAGGTGCAGGTCATGGTTATTGGTTCGGCCATCATCGTTTCCTTATTGTATGCCGCTACCACCGCTGCGGCAGAGTTCACAGTTCTGGAATGCTGCTATGACGCCGGAGACCCGCCCGATTGTTGCGCTCGGCAACAGCGAAGATTGGGTTGCTGGCCCGCGCGGCTTGCTACCGCGCTGCGCAGGCCAGCGGAGCGCGCCGCTAGTGCGCGTAGGCAACAAACTTCACCAGCACCGCGCTGATGTTATCCTCGCCGCCGTTGGTGTTGGCGGTGGCCACCAGGGCCTCGCAGGCGGCCTGCGGGTCGGCGTTGGCAGCGATGATCTCGGCGATCTGCGGGTCGCGCACCATCTCCCACAGGCCATCCGAGCAGCACAGCAGCACGTCGCCGGGGCGCAGGCGCTCGACAAACAGGTCGATGCCGACCTCGGCGCGGTCGCCGAGCGAGCGCAGCACCGCGTTGCGCTGGGGGTGGGTGTACACATCATCCTGGGCGATCTGGCCCAGGTCGACCAGGCGCTGCACCAGCGAGTGGTCGCGGCTGACGCGGCGCAGCTCGCCATCACGGTAGATATACGTGCGGCTGTCGCCGACGTTTCCGATCACGGCGCGGTCGCCCGAGACCACCGCCATGGTGATGGTGGTGCCCATGTCGTTGCCGCGCGCCTGGGCCTCGCGGATGACGTACTCGTTGGCCTGGGTGATGGCGTCGAAGGCCGCCGCCTTGAGCCGCTCCTCCTCGTAGGGGGCGTCCTGCTCAAGGGTAGGCGTCAGGTAGCCGCGCATCACGGCCTCGGCGGCCCCGCGCAGCGCCAGGCCGCTGGCCACCTCACCCGCCGAGTGGCCGCCCATGCCATCGGCCACCACATACAGCCCCCACGAGCGGCCGGTGTTATTCTGGTCGGTGCGCAGCTCCAGGGTCAGCAGGCTATCCTCGTTGTGGTCGCGCACCATGCCGGTGTCGGATCGCGCTCCCACCAGCGCCCACAGCGGCGCGGGCTGGGTCTTGTCGGCCAGCAACTCCTCGAAGGTGGAGACCAGCGTGGCGGCGTCGGCGTAGCCGCCGGTGCGCAGCCCGCTGAGGATGGCCGGGATGCCCGGCTCCTCGGCCAGGGCCTCGGCCTGCTCCTCGGTGAGGCGCTTGGTCGTGCGCGGCGTGGCGGTGCTGGCCTCCAGCAGCTTGGCCAGCGCGGGCAGGTCGCCCGCCGGGTCGCCGCCGCGCCGCAGGTGGGGCGCGGCGCGCAGCAGCGGCTGGCCCTCGGGCGACAGCTCGACCTCATCCAGCTCGACCTCGCCGAGGGTCAGGCCCTCGGCGTGGAGCGCCACCAGCAGGCGGGCGATGCCCAGGCCCAGGTTGATCGCATCCAGCTCGGCCAGCGGCGGGGCGATCGGGTCGCGCCCGCTGCCCAGGGTCAGCACCAGCCGCCGATCGCCCTCGCGCACCTCGTCCCAGATCTGGGGCAGCATGGCGCGGGCTAGCTCGGAGTGCACCTCGGGCACGAGGGCCAGCCCCTCTGGCTCGGGGCCGCCCAGCGCGCCG from the Chloroflexia bacterium SDU3-3 genome contains:
- a CDS encoding CHAT domain-containing protein, encoding MYFDVDIAIQPRSGDSYPVAIRAPGGEALGAFLFPEDPAFTELLAAFTGLSASEEQLLRLGRLLFDALFQGPARELIAAALAGQQVPCLRLRCDAEEGKVAELPWELLADERGPLARRGVAVVRTLEIAAKATAGPAPLPLRVLLSSAAADSATLAPVLSAIAAAFATLGEHVQVTVEPNLTVATLQRELRLGYHIWHFVGQGAQDQAKGGLLLSESAGSTKAVGAAQLANLLATSGLRLVVLDASASPRLATEPFRQLAPALLRTPTPAVLAIQLREGSSAIQTFAGALYRALAEGATLARSVADARQSTGTSGVADAQLLTRAPDAPLVSAPQPDMAGCIVVPSATAPGLPPTSCVRIHSTHGTLALPGVLPVLARRTQPDAPPAPPSPFFDREREQRQIQDAVATRRGTWVHGPPGSGASALVRQAASAAAQAMPDGVVALARTADATDQDDLAQEIFEQFYTSEPPTKLTPATARDHLGGLRAMLLMDRLAIAPNAHLALADTLAESAALVAAEVPAPASMLAVPIGPLPRKEATKLLGAEAEAEIDLSNVMFLDRICAALGDLPLGLELAGRLLRSGTHTLKQLVALAEEQRTEPDILARALKIMLRALDQGQTAALTALAQVGPGGATAEAVEAVSGTAGARQALRRLAELGLAEQRGERYHLASHSLRRAIERQIKPGDEKKRAASYYVAAAAAHAGDIAWLSDEAGNLLQAIELLLASGKAAEAGALARATQPMAVLRGRWGLWGKLATHAERAATATGDKALRAWAMHERGTRAGLLGNRAEAETALAAAHAIRAELGDAEGLAFSQHNLRHIGLTIATPPATTATPERGRGWYALGGVAVAALIVMFALLFWKNAPWAAAGMASTAAPQPSAAQATAAPTATITPTPTPTPLPTVTPAPTLTPTAVPLVCTAAADQINLRMGPGTRFRAIGMLGAGDTVTALGRSADGSWLAVQPGAGVAAWVSARGQLLACAVPIESIPIIGDTLPTATPAP
- a CDS encoding glycogen synthase: MNILYVAAEMSPLIKTGGLADVASALPAALRKLGHDARVVVPCYHQARFHKALQTPACATSFLPVGERQEIMRIHTTQQNGIPIYLLDIPTAFERGAIYGEADDDRRFILFARGVMALMLHLRDIVGWPIDVVHANDWHCGLVPNYLKTYYRYAFGNVASVFTAHNLAYQGLFSPFTLHLSGLGEGGLIERNIGLAAQNFNFLARGLLFADIINTISPTYSVEILTPDQSEGLHPLLQMRHERLAGIMHGIDYGIFDPETDPALAANYSAADTNGKRLCKAALQQEVGLEVDIQRPLIGVPGPLTLAHGIDLVIQALPWLIDETDAQMVLQGSGDSIAQQVLRSFADQHPDRIQLLAGTDPELAHQLYAGCDTCLIPPLRDPGGTDQLIALRYGCVPVVHAVGGLNDTVREGYDGNGFRFHAYQSRDLIDAIRRSITSYSDAAGWKHLRQRGMSEDNSWLASAREYIGLYDWAQRVI
- the glgA gene encoding glycogen synthase, which produces MQDLHKVALFTNEYPPYIYGGAGVHVEYLSRELAKLVPVEVRCFGDQDVADERLRVRGYGPWPEAKQGTDPRFGGALDAFQRSLAMAKDTLDADIVHCHTWYTDMAGVLAKKLWGVPQVLTIHSLEPLRPWKVEQLGNAYHLSSWMERTAILDADAVVAVSKETRNDVLRLFPIDPAKVHVIHNGIDLAQYRAAPANDALIRRGVDPTRPFVLFVGRITRQKGIIHLVNAIPQIDPSLQVVLCAGAPDTKEIGAEMTERVAEVSAKREGVIWVQEMLPRDEVIQFYANAAVFCCPSVYEPFGIINLEAMACETAVVASAVGGIPEVVVPGETGELVDLALREGTFEPVDAAKFSHDLAQAINKVALDPELQARYGKNGRRRVEDHFSWEAIAQRTLDLYRSL
- a CDS encoding zinc-ribbon domain-containing protein, whose protein sequence is MMKCPTCGAENDPANRFCDQCGTKLDAAPAPAAPVAAPAAVSVSPTTCPICGAAVLPGEAFCDECGAPLAAAPVVTDDAPAAAPAPAADDAPTLFAPPVASAPAEASVACPACGHQNLPGDRFCENCGASLEQAAPAAAAPAPAAEAAPAASAPAPAPLEPATPEPPAVPAPEPEAAAPVPVTQVPEPEAAAPAEAAAPAEAAAPAEAAAPAEPAPEEDELPAADQLFPAAPAEAPAASADDAQRAEFEAEVAKQEQIIAQFEQMQAMFGATTPPAVAQGLADARAARAAAQAVLDTLAATPAAPAVDPAEVARLEGEIAQQSQIIAQFEQMQGMFGAATPPAVVQGLADARVALDKAQAELAALTGAAPAAAPAAPVAAPAAAPAPAAPGPRLVVESSGVELPLVLDKAELIIGREDPISGIFPEVDLTGHGGETGGVSRQHAKLLHTGDQWSVVDLNSTNYTRVDSVRLDPNVPTPVGDGSRIQLGRVVLVFRA
- a CDS encoding VWA domain-containing protein gives rise to the protein MAEPITMTCTWGRAPLPTSATPQVAYLLVEAASAAATESVPQNLCFVLDRSGSMQGPKLAALKDATKRVIDMLAPEDVVSIVIFDDTVQTLLPATPATDKAMLKDAVDTIVEAGGTALSGGMRAGQAELMKNHSADRISSMLLLTDGQTWGDEPTCRDIATALGQAGVKVTALGLGAEWNEQLLDDIADATGGLADYIAEPGKIATFFQRAVRSAKGTVARDARLLLRLARDAAPRAVHRALPTIANLGYQPIGQNEVAVRMGDLEAGSAASVVIDMLIQPRPAGTFRIAQAELHYTPVGGGDEQVIKQDVLLELTADASAPAYDPRVMNLVEKVTAFKLQTRALSEAEAGNISGATQKLRAAATRLLDLGELELAKSAEAQAAQLEQGGPISSETQKELKYATRRLTQKLEE
- a CDS encoding Stp1/IreP family PP2C-type Ser/Thr phosphatase, producing MQICPACGAKNRGAARFCIQCASPLAPPLPAPAPHDDEWLVATLSTPVAYHPMAPDVNAPAAALPSSPPAQDMEREHSMDQQPQQPGAPALFGGRYEQVAGDGPEVEVVDREPWRRCWACGATSNEAGELFCTECGASLEGRRYHGALGGPEPEGLALVPEVHSELARAMLPQIWDEVREGDRRLVLTLGSGRDPIAPPLAELDAINLGLGIARLLVALHAEGLTLGEVELDEVELSPEGQPLLRAAPHLRRGGDPAGDLPALAKLLEASTATPRTTKRLTEEQAEALAEEPGIPAILSGLRTGGYADAATLVSTFEELLADKTQPAPLWALVGARSDTGMVRDHNEDSLLTLELRTDQNNTGRSWGLYVVADGMGGHSAGEVASGLALRGAAEAVMRGYLTPTLEQDAPYEEERLKAAAFDAITQANEYVIREAQARGNDMGTTITMAVVSGDRAVIGNVGDSRTYIYRDGELRRVSRDHSLVQRLVDLGQIAQDDVYTHPQRNAVLRSLGDRAEVGIDLFVERLRPGDVLLCCSDGLWEMVRDPQIAEIIAANADPQAACEALVATANTNGGEDNISAVLVKFVAYAH